One genomic window of uncultured Erythrobacter sp. includes the following:
- a CDS encoding sugar porter family MFS transporter: MGGERTENIRFIGIIVSVATLGGFLFGFDSGVINGTVDGLQEAFDSTSVGTGFNVASMLLGCAVGAFIAGRLSDMIGRRSVLLIAAVLFIISAWGSGVAGDATVFVIARILGGLAVGAASVIAPAYISEVAPADRRGRLSSIQQVMIIVGLTAAFLSNYLLAEMAGGSRAQIWGGFEAWRWMFWAELVPATLFLVLLFFIPESPRYLVAKRREKEAQSVLAKLLGESQVPAKLQEIRESLAGDHQPRLSDLVSTQTGRIRTIVWVGIGLATFQQLVGINIVFYYGAVLWQAVGFTENDALKINVLSGALSIGAVFAAIALIDRIGRKPLLLIGSVGMAIGLTVMAFAFASGSLVDGELVLSDGAGIAALIAANAYVVAFNFSWGPVMWVMLGEMFPNQIRGSGLAVSGFAQWTANFLIIMSFPWLLTNIGLPVTYGFYAAAAVISVFFVAKMVRETAGRELEAMEG; this comes from the coding sequence ATGGGCGGGGAACGGACGGAAAATATTCGCTTCATCGGCATAATCGTGTCGGTCGCCACTCTTGGCGGTTTCCTTTTCGGATTCGATAGCGGGGTCATCAACGGGACCGTCGACGGGCTTCAGGAAGCATTCGACTCCACCTCTGTCGGCACCGGCTTCAATGTTGCCTCGATGCTGCTCGGCTGCGCGGTCGGCGCCTTCATTGCAGGGCGATTGTCCGACATGATTGGACGCCGCAGCGTTCTGCTGATCGCCGCTGTCTTGTTCATCATCTCGGCATGGGGATCGGGCGTTGCTGGTGATGCGACTGTCTTTGTCATAGCGCGCATCCTCGGCGGTCTGGCCGTCGGCGCGGCGAGTGTGATTGCACCCGCCTACATTTCGGAGGTCGCACCAGCTGACCGGCGTGGTCGCTTGTCGTCGATCCAGCAGGTGATGATCATTGTCGGGCTCACAGCGGCATTCCTGTCGAACTACCTACTTGCCGAAATGGCAGGAGGAAGCCGCGCGCAAATCTGGGGCGGGTTCGAGGCATGGCGCTGGATGTTCTGGGCCGAACTTGTTCCCGCGACCCTGTTTCTGGTGCTCTTGTTCTTTATCCCGGAAAGCCCGCGCTACCTGGTGGCCAAAAGACGCGAAAAGGAAGCCCAATCCGTTCTGGCCAAACTGCTTGGCGAAAGTCAGGTCCCTGCGAAACTCCAGGAAATTCGTGAAAGCCTCGCGGGCGATCATCAGCCGCGATTGTCTGACCTTGTTTCCACCCAAACGGGGCGCATCCGGACAATCGTATGGGTCGGCATCGGGCTTGCAACCTTCCAGCAGCTCGTTGGGATCAACATTGTCTTTTATTACGGAGCGGTGCTCTGGCAAGCGGTTGGCTTTACCGAGAATGACGCGCTCAAGATCAATGTGCTGTCCGGTGCTTTGTCGATCGGTGCCGTGTTCGCCGCGATCGCCCTGATCGACCGCATTGGGCGCAAGCCGCTCTTATTGATCGGATCGGTCGGGATGGCGATCGGGCTCACCGTGATGGCATTCGCGTTCGCGTCTGGCTCGCTTGTCGATGGCGAATTGGTCCTTTCCGATGGAGCAGGCATTGCCGCGCTGATCGCCGCCAATGCCTATGTCGTCGCGTTCAATTTCAGTTGGGGACCGGTGATGTGGGTCATGCTGGGGGAGATGTTCCCCAACCAGATTCGCGGTTCTGGTCTCGCCGTATCGGGATTTGCGCAATGGACCGCCAACTTCCTGATCATCATGAGCTTTCCTTGGCTGCTCACGAATATCGGCCTGCCAGTAACCTATGGATTCTACGCCGCGGCGGCGGTCATCTCGGTGTTCTTTGTCGCCAAGATGGTGCGTGAGACCGCCGGGCGCGAGCTTGAGGCGATGGAGGGCTGA
- a CDS encoding aldose 1-epimerase, with protein MRLTSDDLEITLDPWKGGGVTSFLWRGIDVFRPHAGGDHPTDLACFPLVPFCNRIADGRVSRTGEIRTIPMSQKGVDPHHAIHGLGWVSPWSVKQSGQDAATLGLAHDGSIWPWTFSSEQHIQLLENGYSHTLTLTNTDKVPMPAGLGLHPYFPRERATLSGAFDGYWQTGPDRLPAQHRLLDRQPEWFADQGFDNCFTGGSQSIQLAWPGHVLTMRPSANLPFTHVYTPPGADFLCVEPVSHIPDAINSPLGREETGLQMLEPGESFSVECSFMLKETV; from the coding sequence TTGAGGCTGACCTCAGACGATTTGGAGATCACCCTCGATCCGTGGAAAGGTGGCGGCGTAACCTCTTTCCTGTGGCGCGGCATTGATGTGTTCCGCCCGCATGCAGGCGGGGATCACCCGACTGATCTGGCGTGCTTTCCGCTTGTGCCATTCTGCAATCGCATTGCGGATGGTCGTGTGTCGCGAACGGGAGAGATCAGGACGATCCCGATGTCCCAGAAGGGCGTCGATCCACACCATGCAATCCACGGCCTTGGCTGGGTCAGCCCGTGGTCGGTCAAACAATCGGGACAAGATGCAGCTACGTTGGGGCTCGCCCATGATGGGTCCATTTGGCCATGGACATTCTCAAGTGAGCAGCACATCCAGCTGCTGGAGAATGGCTATTCACACACGCTCACGCTCACCAATACCGACAAAGTGCCAATGCCCGCGGGTCTGGGGTTGCACCCGTACTTCCCGCGGGAGAGAGCGACTCTGAGCGGCGCCTTCGACGGCTATTGGCAAACGGGACCTGATCGTCTGCCCGCTCAACACCGCCTGCTAGACCGGCAACCAGAATGGTTTGCCGATCAAGGTTTCGACAATTGCTTCACTGGCGGCAGCCAATCCATTCAATTGGCATGGCCGGGCCACGTCCTGACGATGAGACCAAGCGCAAACCTACCCTTCACACATGTCTACACACCGCCTGGCGCAGACTTCCTTTGTGTTGAGCCAGTCAGCCACATCCCGGACGCGATCAACAGCCCGCTGGGCCGAGAAGAGACCGGACTGCAAATGCTCGAGCCGGGTGAGAGCTTCTCGGTCGAATGCTCCTTCATGCTAAAGGAGACTGTCTGA
- a CDS encoding LacI family DNA-binding transcriptional regulator: protein MARAKRRTQQAVTIGDVARQAGVSAMTVSRVMNREEGVREGTREKVLRAVKALNYQPNPSARRLAKGFDIHIGLIYANPSDSYLGRFLQGALGAAKRSDNHLIVDICAEDTAAEYVASALRLAKAKIAGVILPPPTSGSREILSVFEELDIPVATVANGSDARKPMDINIDDRAAAATMTQHLLDLGHRRIGFIRGPRDQVSSTLREEGFRERMAEAGHPVSDELVVDGEFTYRSGVGAAERLFQLQNRPSAIFASNDDMAAAAIGVAHRHGLIVPGDLSVVGFDNSPSAISVWPELTTVDQPVSEMAAAAFDLVLAKVDTRADGDSSGSIARVHPCTLIERESSGPCTMSD from the coding sequence ATGGCACGGGCAAAGCGGCGCACACAGCAAGCGGTTACGATCGGTGACGTGGCTCGTCAGGCCGGCGTTTCGGCGATGACAGTGTCGCGGGTCATGAACCGTGAGGAGGGAGTCCGCGAGGGCACGCGTGAAAAAGTGCTCCGCGCCGTGAAGGCCCTCAATTACCAGCCAAACCCGTCAGCCAGACGCCTCGCCAAAGGTTTCGATATCCATATCGGCCTGATCTATGCAAATCCTTCGGACAGTTATCTCGGGCGATTCCTGCAAGGAGCGCTAGGAGCAGCGAAACGGTCAGACAATCACCTGATCGTCGATATTTGCGCCGAGGACACCGCAGCGGAGTATGTCGCCTCTGCGCTACGTCTGGCCAAAGCAAAGATCGCTGGGGTGATACTTCCGCCGCCAACATCCGGCTCGCGCGAAATCTTGTCCGTATTCGAGGAACTCGATATTCCGGTGGCGACCGTCGCAAACGGCAGTGATGCTCGTAAGCCTATGGATATCAACATAGATGACAGGGCAGCAGCGGCGACCATGACCCAGCACCTGCTCGATTTGGGTCATCGCCGGATCGGCTTCATACGCGGACCAAGGGATCAGGTTTCAAGCACGCTGCGGGAAGAAGGGTTCCGCGAACGCATGGCCGAGGCCGGCCATCCGGTTAGCGACGAACTAGTGGTTGATGGCGAATTCACATATCGATCCGGAGTCGGTGCGGCCGAGCGCCTATTTCAACTGCAAAACCGCCCCAGCGCGATCTTTGCAAGCAACGACGATATGGCCGCAGCTGCTATTGGCGTAGCGCATCGACACGGCTTGATTGTACCCGGCGATCTCAGCGTAGTCGGCTTTGACAACAGCCCTTCTGCAATTTCGGTTTGGCCCGAACTAACAACCGTTGATCAACCGGTTAGCGAGATGGCAGCTGCCGCCTTCGATCTAGTCCTTGCGAAGGTCGACACTCGCGCCGATGGCGACAGTTCCGGCTCGATTGCACGGGTGCATCCCTGCACTCTGATTGAGCGAGAATCCTCCGGTCCATGCACGATGTCAGATTGA
- a CDS encoding FecR family protein has protein sequence MIAHAKKSLALAALLASTSALAAAPDWRVSEVSGSVTVNRGGKVLSVRQDSTLRPGDVIRTGSKGRAVLVRGKEFVVVSPGAQLKVAVPEESGPVVQFFQYLGNALFKIEKKSTPHFGVKTPYLAAVVKGTTFNVSVGADRSSVQVTEGAVEVATGDDLEAALITPGLIGFVDADDAGELMVIAGSRSGEDLSGAVVRGTPEFLNTPPQARNGLGDTDGAPGASGMTPAAGQSNRVLGQNPALASAGQQLALNLMDDDVSGGASAGEIEQSATVLDQDQPDALFDDAGESSTDSDETQAVAAVPEPVTELDDSSQEDEVAPEPEPEPEPEPVVPEVADDQGAGSGPTGNDEQDGSGVEEDIDDGSSGEVATLDVSPDQTDDLGDGNNGHGNDADGGDDSNPGQGNGNGNGNGNGGGTTGNDELDGSGVEVDISDGGSAQVVQVDVNQSAFGPGGFGGSDSNGNSGDDAVVDADVDIDVGLGTDDGQDDGNNGHGNDPDGTDDSNPGNGTGNGHGNGSSAGDERDGSGVEEDIDSGSSDDAIDVGIDDGNADGDDAGGQGGNGGICLGNFCFDLRGDEDEDGRDENDDGDGRACGRILCVEGPGIDEDDGDDGEDGTEDEDDIDIGDDLDLDLDDDDDGNNGHGNDDDDDDDSNPGKGNGKGRGNGNGHGGDDD, from the coding sequence ATGATTGCACATGCCAAGAAATCGCTAGCACTGGCGGCTTTGCTCGCCAGCACCAGCGCCCTTGCGGCCGCGCCCGATTGGCGCGTTTCGGAAGTAAGCGGCAGTGTGACCGTGAATCGCGGCGGCAAGGTGCTGTCCGTGCGGCAGGATTCGACACTGCGCCCCGGCGATGTGATCCGGACAGGCAGCAAGGGCCGTGCGGTTCTGGTGCGCGGCAAGGAATTCGTCGTGGTGTCTCCGGGTGCTCAGCTCAAGGTTGCCGTTCCTGAGGAATCCGGACCGGTCGTTCAGTTCTTCCAGTATCTCGGCAATGCGCTGTTCAAGATCGAAAAGAAATCGACCCCGCATTTCGGTGTCAAAACCCCGTATCTCGCCGCCGTCGTCAAAGGCACGACCTTTAACGTCTCAGTCGGCGCGGATCGCTCCAGCGTTCAGGTGACGGAAGGGGCAGTCGAAGTCGCAACCGGCGATGATCTCGAAGCGGCTCTGATTACTCCGGGTCTGATAGGCTTCGTCGATGCCGATGACGCAGGCGAGCTGATGGTGATTGCTGGCAGCCGCTCGGGCGAGGACCTTTCCGGTGCTGTGGTGCGCGGGACACCTGAATTTTTGAACACGCCGCCTCAGGCGCGAAATGGTTTGGGTGATACGGACGGAGCTCCTGGAGCGTCGGGAATGACGCCGGCTGCAGGGCAGTCCAACCGTGTGCTAGGCCAGAACCCCGCACTCGCAAGTGCGGGCCAGCAGCTGGCTCTCAACCTGATGGATGATGACGTGTCTGGCGGAGCTTCGGCTGGTGAGATCGAACAGAGCGCGACCGTTCTTGACCAGGATCAGCCTGACGCACTTTTTGACGATGCTGGCGAAAGCAGCACTGATAGCGACGAAACGCAGGCAGTCGCGGCCGTTCCTGAGCCAGTGACAGAACTGGATGACAGCAGTCAGGAAGATGAGGTCGCGCCAGAACCAGAACCAGAACCGGAACCAGAACCTGTCGTACCAGAAGTCGCCGATGATCAGGGCGCAGGAAGCGGTCCAACAGGCAATGACGAACAAGATGGAAGCGGCGTCGAAGAGGATATCGACGACGGCAGCTCTGGCGAAGTGGCGACGCTCGATGTGTCCCCTGACCAAACCGACGATCTTGGCGACGGCAATAATGGTCATGGCAATGACGCCGATGGCGGTGACGACAGCAATCCGGGCCAAGGCAATGGCAACGGCAATGGCAACGGTAATGGCGGCGGCACCACCGGGAATGATGAGCTCGATGGAAGTGGCGTAGAGGTTGATATTAGCGACGGAGGATCGGCCCAAGTCGTACAGGTCGACGTAAATCAAAGTGCATTTGGTCCGGGAGGATTTGGCGGCAGTGACAGCAACGGCAACAGTGGTGATGACGCTGTAGTCGACGCCGACGTCGATATCGATGTGGGTCTTGGCACCGATGACGGTCAGGATGATGGTAATAACGGCCATGGCAACGATCCGGACGGGACGGATGACAGCAATCCGGGGAATGGCACCGGCAATGGCCATGGAAATGGCAGTTCCGCGGGCGACGAACGCGACGGAAGCGGCGTTGAAGAAGACATCGATTCTGGCAGCTCAGATGACGCGATAGACGTCGGCATCGACGACGGGAACGCGGACGGCGATGATGCCGGCGGGCAAGGTGGCAATGGCGGAATCTGCCTTGGCAATTTCTGTTTCGATCTGCGCGGCGATGAAGACGAAGATGGCCGCGACGAGAATGACGATGGTGATGGCCGCGCGTGCGGGCGCATCCTTTGTGTTGAAGGGCCCGGCATCGACGAGGACGATGGCGACGACGGCGAAGATGGTACCGAAGACGAAGATGATATCGACATCGGTGATGACTTAGACCTCGACCTCGACGATGATGATGATGGCAACAACGGCCATGGCAACGATGACGACGACGACGATGACAGCAACCCGGGCAAGGGTAATGGCAAAGGTCGCGGCAACGGCAACGGTCACGGGGGTGACGACGATTGA
- the xylA gene encoding xylose isomerase, protein MGYFADLPAIAYEGPDSTNPLAYRYYDADRVVLGKSMRDHLRWAVCYWHTFAWPGHDIFGAGTFDRPWKPGDPVTPDLAQIKLDAAFDMFAKLSAPFFCFHDVDAIADYEDIAGYSRELDAIADKMAEKIEQTGVQLLWGTANLFSHPRYAAGAATNPNPDVFAWAAHQVRSMMEVTNRLGGANYVLWGGREGYDTILNTDIGQELDQLGRFMNMVVEHKHKIGFEGAILIEPKPHEPTKHQYDRDTATVYGFLKKYGLENEVKVNIEANHATLAGNSFEHEIATANALGIMGSIDINRGDPQNGWDTDQFPNSVPEMTLAIYELLKGGGFETGGFNFDAKVRRQSIDAEDLFFAHIGGVDVMAKALLAAASMIEDGELGGFVEQRYAGWKGDFGAKVLSGELALDQAADYALENNLEPRPISGRQEYLENLINRFA, encoded by the coding sequence ATGGGCTATTTCGCCGACCTTCCCGCCATTGCCTATGAAGGGCCCGACAGCACCAATCCGCTAGCCTATCGATATTATGACGCGGACCGCGTGGTCTTGGGCAAATCGATGCGCGACCATCTGCGCTGGGCGGTATGTTACTGGCACACATTCGCGTGGCCCGGCCACGATATCTTCGGCGCGGGCACGTTCGACCGGCCATGGAAGCCCGGCGATCCGGTCACGCCGGACCTCGCACAGATCAAGCTCGACGCCGCGTTCGATATGTTCGCCAAGCTGAGCGCGCCATTCTTCTGTTTCCACGACGTGGACGCGATCGCCGATTATGAGGACATTGCCGGTTATTCGCGCGAGCTCGATGCAATTGCCGACAAGATGGCCGAAAAGATCGAGCAGACCGGGGTGCAATTGCTCTGGGGCACAGCCAACCTGTTCAGCCATCCGCGTTATGCAGCAGGCGCTGCCACCAATCCCAATCCCGATGTTTTCGCATGGGCTGCACATCAGGTCCGATCAATGATGGAAGTCACCAATCGCTTGGGTGGCGCAAACTACGTGCTTTGGGGTGGACGCGAAGGCTACGACACGATCCTGAACACCGATATCGGACAGGAACTCGATCAGCTTGGCCGGTTCATGAACATGGTTGTCGAACACAAGCACAAGATCGGTTTCGAAGGGGCAATCCTGATTGAGCCCAAACCCCACGAACCCACGAAGCATCAGTATGACCGGGACACTGCGACCGTTTACGGCTTCCTGAAAAAATACGGGCTCGAGAACGAAGTGAAGGTCAATATCGAGGCCAATCACGCAACCTTGGCAGGCAACAGTTTCGAGCACGAAATCGCCACAGCGAACGCGTTGGGCATTATGGGTTCGATCGACATCAATCGCGGTGACCCGCAAAATGGTTGGGACACCGATCAGTTTCCGAACAGCGTCCCCGAGATGACCCTGGCAATCTACGAATTGCTCAAGGGCGGAGGCTTCGAGACAGGCGGCTTCAACTTCGATGCGAAGGTTCGCCGCCAGTCGATCGATGCTGAAGACTTGTTCTTTGCGCATATCGGCGGCGTCGATGTGATGGCAAAAGCTCTGCTGGCTGCAGCCAGCATGATCGAAGATGGCGAACTTGGTGGCTTTGTCGAGCAACGCTACGCCGGTTGGAAAGGCGATTTCGGTGCGAAGGTGCTCAGCGGTGAGCTGGCTCTTGATCAGGCTGCGGACTACGCTCTGGAAAACAACCTGGAACCTAGGCCCATTTCCGGTCGCCAGGAGTATCTTGAGAACCTGATCAACCGGTTCGCTTGA
- the xylB gene encoding xylulokinase translates to MWLGIDIGTSGVKSVILGEIGSVLAQSVEPLSVQRPHPLWSEQDPAVWWDATKASILALPADLRAGIRGLGLSGQMHGAVVLSASDEVLRPAILWNDGRSAAQGTRLDALARKQTGNLAMPGFTAPKLAWLRDNEPQVFASVRKVLLPKDYIRLILTGDKVSDMSDASGTLWLDIAHRRWSPEMLDAVGLDESHMPSLGEGSETSGMLRQSIADELGLPIVAVAGGGGDQAAGAIGAGVTEPGEAFLSLGTSGVVFAAGKQFEPDPARGVHAFCHALPGRWHTMSVMLSAAACLDWVSRLTGFEDVASALAAAESSEVARSDLPIFLPYLSGERTPHNDPTAKGTFFNLTHGTGPAELVRSVLEGVAFGLRDGLDTMTSRPAELSVIGGGARSEYWAQILADVLQIPLIYRDGSSVGPASGAARLARLAVDQEPVAEVCTQPDILAEVTPQSNDEQRLALFRSLYPTLKSSFGDI, encoded by the coding sequence ATGTGGCTGGGCATCGATATCGGCACGTCGGGCGTAAAGAGCGTCATTCTCGGTGAAATCGGTTCCGTCCTGGCCCAAAGCGTCGAGCCGCTGTCCGTGCAGAGGCCGCACCCACTCTGGTCCGAACAGGATCCGGCCGTTTGGTGGGATGCGACCAAGGCTTCCATCTTGGCGCTGCCAGCCGATCTTCGAGCTGGAATTCGGGGGCTCGGCCTATCCGGGCAGATGCATGGCGCAGTGGTGCTCAGCGCAAGTGACGAGGTGCTGCGGCCCGCGATCCTGTGGAACGACGGGCGCAGCGCAGCGCAAGGGACACGGCTTGACGCGCTGGCTCGCAAACAGACCGGCAACCTCGCTATGCCGGGCTTTACGGCACCGAAACTGGCGTGGCTGCGAGACAATGAACCGCAGGTCTTTGCGTCAGTCCGGAAAGTGCTTCTGCCCAAGGATTACATCCGCCTGATCCTGACCGGCGACAAGGTCAGCGATATGTCGGATGCGTCGGGCACGCTGTGGCTCGACATTGCGCATCGCCGCTGGTCGCCCGAAATGCTTGACGCAGTGGGGCTCGACGAGAGCCACATGCCCAGTCTTGGTGAAGGCTCCGAGACTTCCGGCATGCTTCGTCAAAGCATTGCCGATGAGCTGGGGCTTCCCATAGTCGCCGTCGCCGGAGGGGGCGGAGATCAGGCCGCCGGTGCCATTGGCGCAGGCGTGACAGAGCCAGGCGAGGCGTTTCTCAGCCTCGGAACTTCAGGTGTCGTTTTCGCAGCGGGCAAGCAGTTCGAACCCGATCCCGCACGCGGGGTTCACGCCTTTTGCCACGCATTGCCCGGCCGCTGGCATACAATGAGCGTTATGCTTTCGGCGGCGGCATGTCTCGATTGGGTCTCCCGGCTGACGGGTTTCGAAGATGTCGCGAGCGCTCTAGCGGCAGCTGAATCGAGCGAAGTCGCCCGGTCCGATCTGCCAATCTTCCTCCCCTATCTTTCGGGCGAACGCACGCCGCACAACGATCCAACGGCAAAAGGCACGTTCTTCAATCTCACACACGGTACCGGTCCGGCAGAATTGGTCAGATCGGTGCTCGAAGGCGTGGCATTCGGCCTGCGAGACGGGCTTGACACAATGACGTCCCGACCTGCCGAATTGTCAGTCATCGGCGGCGGCGCTCGCTCGGAATATTGGGCGCAAATCCTTGCGGACGTTCTGCAAATCCCGCTGATCTACCGCGATGGGTCAAGCGTCGGCCCGGCGAGTGGCGCCGCGCGGCTGGCCCGCCTGGCCGTCGATCAGGAACCCGTCGCTGAGGTTTGCACTCAGCCGGACATTCTCGCTGAGGTCACTCCGCAATCGAATGATGAGCAGCGGTTGGCGCTGTTCCGCTCGCTCTATCCAACACTCAAATCCAGTTTCGGAGACATCTGA
- a CDS encoding EAL domain-containing protein, which produces MWLTRISRENRDAQIGAAAFAAACIVALAMVISGFAHFLEQSLHDGRDQMRLSPASGDIAIVEIDGRSLEALDQWPWPRGHYASAITELDRLGAAQIAFDVDFSANSSIEEDGKLAKAFAAISQPAILPTFRQTNEAGGSQTITETLPIPKFREHTFVASVNVAPSANGRITLYPHGTTTNGTARPSLANMLAKTSGEVDQSFRVDQAIDIYSIPRISFVDLVEGRVPRSAIAGKRVVIGATAIELFDRYPTALFGVQPGVVIQVQAAETLLQGRARGGTGQLMPLIAVALVLGAFLWRRGRSGKGAAKGTAVAAVLAVSLVALALAFDQAALPYVPLTGALAFLITYFAARRAIKAGVSLQAERLTDTASQLPNRTAMQIGLKRRENTMIAVARVADFGEVLTALGISHVAELDRAIARRLRLMSGVAEVYRLENGLFGWFMPDEHASDLDDAFAAARSLFTAPFEIAGERLRLGVHFGNATDSIDNAEAASEMARKRGLSWSSNARGLHEETQFRQRLLGELDDALSNGAISVVFQPKLQLSDQTISAGECLVRWNSPQLGQISPADFIPILEEKGRIFDLTLFVLREALRCRDDARDSGQALNLAVNVSAQLLSDDEFIQTASAILKDNGAPENGGITLEITESAPLVDSVSARSALEALSAAGARISIDDYGTGQASLNYLQDFPAQEIKLDQSFVRNLVADRKDRIMVQSTIELAHALGFDIVAEGVEDAEVLQSLAQLGCDYAQGWEIGKPVDWTEFSAMLGDRKAMQAAA; this is translated from the coding sequence GTGTGGCTGACGCGAATTTCGCGTGAGAATCGTGATGCACAGATTGGCGCCGCAGCATTTGCGGCTGCCTGCATCGTCGCGCTTGCCATGGTCATTTCGGGCTTCGCGCACTTCCTTGAGCAGAGCCTCCATGATGGCCGCGATCAAATGCGGCTCTCCCCTGCGTCCGGTGACATTGCGATTGTCGAGATCGACGGGCGTTCGCTAGAGGCGCTCGATCAATGGCCCTGGCCGCGCGGTCACTACGCTTCGGCAATCACTGAACTCGATCGACTGGGCGCGGCACAGATTGCCTTCGATGTCGATTTTTCCGCGAATTCGTCGATTGAGGAAGATGGGAAGCTCGCGAAGGCGTTTGCCGCGATCAGTCAGCCTGCGATCCTGCCGACTTTCCGGCAGACCAATGAAGCCGGCGGCAGTCAAACCATCACCGAAACGCTGCCGATCCCGAAGTTCCGTGAGCACACCTTTGTCGCATCGGTGAATGTCGCTCCTTCCGCCAATGGCAGGATCACGCTCTATCCTCACGGCACGACCACGAATGGCACCGCCCGTCCGTCGCTGGCGAATATGCTGGCCAAGACCAGCGGCGAGGTCGATCAGTCTTTCAGAGTCGATCAGGCGATCGACATTTACTCCATCCCGCGCATCTCGTTCGTCGATCTTGTCGAAGGCCGCGTTCCGCGTTCCGCGATCGCTGGTAAGCGGGTTGTGATCGGGGCCACCGCCATTGAGCTGTTCGATCGCTATCCCACTGCGCTTTTCGGCGTTCAGCCCGGTGTAGTGATCCAGGTTCAAGCGGCCGAGACGCTGCTCCAAGGCCGGGCGAGAGGCGGAACAGGTCAATTGATGCCGCTGATCGCCGTTGCGCTGGTATTGGGAGCATTCCTGTGGCGCCGCGGGCGTTCGGGCAAGGGAGCGGCCAAAGGCACTGCCGTGGCAGCCGTCCTGGCTGTTTCGCTTGTCGCTTTGGCGTTGGCATTTGATCAAGCGGCGCTGCCATATGTTCCATTGACCGGCGCTTTGGCATTTCTGATCACCTATTTCGCTGCGCGCAGAGCAATCAAGGCGGGTGTGAGCTTGCAGGCGGAGCGTTTGACCGACACCGCATCACAGCTTCCTAATCGTACGGCCATGCAGATTGGCCTGAAGCGCCGAGAAAACACCATGATCGCTGTGGCGCGAGTGGCAGATTTTGGCGAAGTACTGACTGCGCTCGGCATTTCGCATGTCGCCGAACTCGACCGTGCTATCGCAAGGCGGCTTCGTTTGATGTCGGGCGTGGCGGAAGTCTACCGGCTGGAGAATGGCCTATTTGGCTGGTTCATGCCTGACGAACACGCCTCCGATCTGGATGACGCGTTTGCGGCTGCCCGATCATTGTTCACCGCACCATTCGAAATCGCAGGTGAACGGCTGCGCCTCGGGGTTCATTTTGGCAATGCGACCGACTCGATCGACAATGCCGAGGCAGCGTCGGAAATGGCCCGCAAGCGCGGGCTGAGCTGGTCTTCGAACGCGCGCGGGCTTCACGAAGAAACGCAGTTCCGCCAACGCCTGCTAGGTGAGCTTGACGATGCGCTGAGCAACGGCGCAATTTCGGTCGTGTTTCAGCCCAAACTGCAACTGTCCGACCAAACCATCTCCGCCGGCGAATGTTTGGTGCGCTGGAACAGCCCTCAATTGGGTCAGATTTCTCCAGCGGACTTTATTCCGATCCTCGAAGAGAAGGGCAGGATTTTCGATCTGACTCTCTTCGTTCTGCGAGAAGCATTGCGGTGCCGAGATGACGCCAGAGATTCGGGGCAGGCCTTGAACCTTGCTGTCAATGTGTCGGCGCAGTTGCTTTCGGATGATGAGTTCATCCAGACCGCGTCAGCGATCCTGAAAGACAACGGTGCGCCCGAAAATGGCGGAATAACGCTTGAGATCACTGAGAGCGCGCCGCTGGTCGATTCCGTTTCCGCGCGGTCGGCGCTCGAAGCCCTGTCTGCCGCTGGCGCGCGAATTTCGATCGACGACTACGGAACCGGACAGGCCTCGCTCAACTACCTTCAGGATTTCCCCGCGCAGGAAATCAAGCTGGATCAGAGCTTTGTTCGCAATCTGGTCGCCGACCGCAAGGATCGCATCATGGTCCAGTCGACCATCGAGCTCGCCCACGCGCTTGGGTTCGATATCGTCGCCGAGGGCGTGGAAGATGCAGAAGTGCTGCAATCGCTCGCGCAGCTTGGGTGCGACTACGCGCAGGGCTGGGAGATTGGCAAACCGGTCGACTGGACCGAATTCTCGGCAATGCTCGGCGACAGAAAAGCCATGCAAGCGGCTGCTTGA
- a CDS encoding PepSY-associated TM helix domain-containing protein, which translates to MNWKRLLRQVHYWLSLVVFLPAGIMFAAGIFLMLKKEIDWIQPSTERGAVSEQIPTATYEQMIAASRAYPEAGISEWSDIDRIDLRVDKGVAKLRGHSGWEVQVDTSTAEVLNVAYRRSDLIESIHDGSFFSDEVKLYLFLPTGVLLIIMWGTGIYLFLLPRMRKRKK; encoded by the coding sequence ATGAACTGGAAGCGCCTGCTGCGCCAGGTCCATTACTGGCTTTCACTCGTGGTCTTCCTGCCGGCGGGGATCATGTTCGCCGCGGGCATATTCCTGATGCTCAAGAAGGAGATCGACTGGATCCAGCCTTCGACCGAGCGCGGCGCGGTGTCTGAGCAAATCCCAACGGCGACCTATGAGCAGATGATCGCCGCCAGCCGAGCCTACCCCGAAGCCGGCATCAGTGAATGGTCAGACATCGATCGGATCGATCTGCGCGTGGACAAGGGTGTGGCCAAACTGCGCGGACATTCAGGATGGGAGGTCCAGGTCGACACCAGTACCGCCGAAGTGCTCAACGTCGCCTATCGCCGGTCCGACCTGATCGAAAGCATCCATGACGGGTCGTTCTTCTCGGACGAGGTGAAGCTCTACCTGTTCCTGCCCACCGGGGTGCTGCTGATCATCATGTGGGGCACAGGCATCTACCTGTTCCTGCTGCCAAGAATGCGGAAGCGAAAGAAGTAG